Part of the Helicobacter bilis genome is shown below.
ATTTTCATATTTTGTTTGAATGCGATCATACTCTTTGCTAAACTCATCTACCTTTGCAATATACTGCACTAAAAGCGTAGGCATAGTCTTATATCTAAATGATTTAGATTCTACAAGTGTATTTGACTCTAAATGTAAAGTCGCCACATCGGCTTTAATGACACATGTCCCATTGGCATTACTTTGTAAGTCTTTTAGTGTAGAGACACTATTGCATGTAAAGCTTTTAGGGATAAATTGATTGAGATCTTCCCCAAAATTGGCGGCGATATTGCCTGATACCTCTCGCTTCACTTCATTATCACTTAGCCATATATCAGCACGCATATCTTTGAGTTGGAATAAGAAACTATCGACATTTTTGAAATAGCATGTCGCATGAACGCTATCTCCAGCACAATGATACGCGACACCAGCCTTTGCTGCATCTTGCAATGCCCACTCCATAATATCTAACGCACCATTTTTTGCGAAACTCACTCCACACACAGCCATGCTTAACGCACCTGCGGTTATTAACTTTTTTAGCATACCCTTATCCTTTCAGCATTTTTAGAATGTAAGCCATTATATTAGTGTTTTTTAGATTAAAAGTTTATTAATTTTATGTTATTTTTGCAAAAGATATTATTGCTGTTGTGATATGTTGGCTGGTTTTGTGGCGAAAACCACCATAAAATTGCAAACATGTTGTATGAGACTATTATGACTTTAAAGACTTGCCGCAGATTTTACTTAATTCTGGGTCAGTTTTAAAAACACGAGATTTAGCAATGTTTGTATTAATGTAGCTTAGAGTCTGATTACTTGTCGCTTCATCTTTAGAATCTTGCGTGTTGGAGTCTTCTGTTGTGTCTGGGTTTTCTGCCAAAATATCACTTGAAGAATCATGTGATAAAAAATCTGTTTCTATATTGTTTTCACTATCACTTATATTAACTTCATTGTTAGAATCTATACTTGCATTATTTTCATTTGATTGCTTTATATCATCTATGTCTTCAATGGTATCTGTAAAGATACCTGCCAACTCATTTTCTATTTCTTGCTCTAAACTCTCTAAGTCATCATGCGTAGAATCCATATCATCTAATAGATCATCAGTTTGCGTTAATGAAGCCATATCATCATCTTGGGTAGAATGAAATGGGTTAGATTCTAGCGTATCTGTGGTTATATTTTCATCTGTCATAGAATCTTGTAAATTTACATGTTCTTGTGTGGCTTCTTTATATTCTTCTAATTCAACTGAATTTTCTTGTATAGAATCTTGCGTAAAAGTGTCTATCTGCATATTTGATTCTTCTAAATCAAAATCGTCTCGTATATCATCTGCCCCATTTGTTTCATTAGAATCTAAGTCTAAATCATTGGTTTGCATGAGTGGGCTAACAGAATCTTCGCTAGTCATTAAGTCTATATTTAAATCATCTTGCGATATCGTTTCTGCGTTAAGCAAAGAATCTAAAATGCCAGAATCTTGTGTTGCCTCATTTGTAGAATCTAGACTTTCTAAACCTAGCATTTCATCAAAGGCGTTTATATTTATGGGCGATTCGTGAGTATCTATTTGTTGCGTATTTTCTGTTGATACATTGTCTAGTGATATGTCTTTGGCTAATTCTAGCTCATCTTCTTGCATATTATCTGTTACATCTATATTAAGAATGCTTTCTTGTGTATCGCTTGTCTCAGTTGCATTTTTGCATTTCTCTATTGTGCTAGATTCTATATTTTCTATATCATTAAGCCCTAATTCATCATTTGTCGTATCTGTTTCTGCTGGTTCTTGTGTTAATTCATCAGTAGAATCTTCTTGCCTATATTGTGTTGATAAATGTTGTAAATCTTCCAAAGCTTCTGGGGCGCTCTCGTGCATAGCTTGTAGGTCAAGCAAAAGCTGCTGGGCTAACTCTTCGCTTGAATCCATGCTATTTTTAGAATCTATATTCTCTTGCTCTATATCATCTTGGAGATTCTGTGTATCATCATTTGGGGCTATATTAGAATCTTCATTCAACAAAGATTCTAATGATATATCTGTATCTTGTGATATATTTGCATTTGTGGGCATTTCTAAGGAATCTGTGTCATCAGTCTCTATTAAACCTTGCAAATTTGCTTCTGTATCTTGTGATAAAATCTCTGCTTCATTGCTTATTTCACTAGATTCTAAAGATTCTGTGTTGTCGCTTGTTTCTTGTGAAAATTCACTTATGGGATTTATAGAATCTTCTTTAGATATTATTTCTTGTTCTGTGTCTATTTGACTTATTATATCAAGTTGCAAATCGCTCTCATCTTGTAAGTCATCATTATCTTGTGTGTCGCTATCTTGCAAGTCATTCCCTTGTAAAAAACGCAATGCTTGCATATGTGCTTCTTGTGTGTCCTTGCTAGATGGCGTGATTTCTAAAAGATCAGTTTCTATATTAGAATCTGTGGTTAAAAAATGCAGCGGCTCTTTATGTGAAGATTCCATATCGCTTTCATTTAAGTTTAGAGAATCTGTATCTATTAAATCTGCTACATTTTCTATCTCGCTAGATTCTATAGAATCTTGAGAATCTTGCAAATTGTCCTCTATGCTTTCTGTTTGAAGATTATTATTTTCTTGTTCCGTCTCACTTTGTTTTAAAATATCTTGTATTGTTTCTGTGTCGTTTATCTCTGTATTATCTATTGTGTTAGTGAGATTAGATTCTAGATTTTCATCATTTTCTAAAAATTCTTTGCTCTCACTCTCTAAATCTATACTAGATATTTCCTTTTCGCTTTGCTCAAGGTTAATATGACAATTTGTAGATTCTAGATTTTCTATGGCTTCTGTAGTGGCAGATTCTGTTGAATCTGTGGAATCCAATGTCTTATCATTTTGCGTGTTAAGCGAAGTATGACAAGCCGCTTTAGATTCTAGATTCTCACTATCTGCCCTAGATTCCACGCCCTGATTAGAAAGCATAGAATCTAGCTTTTCTAAGCTCTGCTCACTTATAGAATCCAAAGTCATTGATGATAAATCCTGCGTGTCTAGCTTGTGTAAAGATTTATCGTCTTTCATTTGTATTGTAGAATCCACTTGCGCGCTTGTTAAATGCTGTGTGTCTTGTGCTTTTGTGTCATCATTTTCTGTATTGGTAGAATCGAAAAAGCTCATATCCTCGTGGCTTATATCTTGTAAGGCAAGTTTTAGCTCATTTTGCCTTTGCTTTGATTCTTCTTCATCTTTTTCTTCTTGGACCACTACTTCTTTTGGTTTATTTTTCTGTTTTAATAGTTTTTCTACACTTTGCAATTCAGATTCTAAAAAGTCTCTCCACGCATTCGTGCATAAAGCCTTTGCCGTGATAAAAATATCCTTATCGCCCCTACCACTCACATTTACTACTATAATCTTATTTTTCTCTTTCTTTGCGATCTCAAGCACACCAGCTAACGCATGACTTGATTCTAATGCAGGCAAAATCCCTTCATGCCTAGCAAAAAACTGCAATGCCTCCAAGGCAGAATCATCACTAGCAGCCATAAACTCTACTCTTCCAATATGCTTTAAGTGTGCGAGTTGAGGTCCAACCCCAGCATAATCTAACCCCGCACTAATAGAATGCGTATTTGAAATCTGCCCATGTTTATCTTGCAAAAAATAGGAACGATAGCCATGTGCTATACCGATACTTGCCCCACTATTTTCAGCAAGTCGCATGGCATGTTTATTTGCTTTAAAGTCATCTCCCCCAGCTTCTACCCCTACAAGCTTTACTTCCATATCTTCTAAAAATGCACTAAATGCCCCCATAGAGTTACTACCACCACCAACACATGCGACAACATAATCTGGCAGAAATGTGTTTAAATACTTACCTAAAGCTTTTTTTATTTGCTTTTTTATCTCTTTGCCAATGATAGATTGAGAATCTCTCACAATATCGGGGTAAGGATATGGACCAAGCGCACTGCCTAATACATAAAAATATTCATGTGGGACTTTACTCCACTGACGCAGGGCTTCATTTACCGCGTCTTTTAGCGTCTTTGTCCCACTCTCTACTGCCACCACTTCTGCACCAAACTGCTCCATTATAAATACATTTGGTCGCTGTCTTTGTATATCTGTCGCACCCATGAAAATCGTGCAAGGCATTTTTAAAAAGGCACATACACTAGCCACCGCTACACCATGTTGCCCTGCACCCGTTTCTGCGATAATATGTGTTTTTTTCATTCGCTTTGCAAGTAGAACTTGGGCTAGGGCGTTATTTATCTTATGTGCGCCTGTATTTGCCAAACCCTCAAACTTGAGATAGATTTCATTCCCAAGTATTTCGGAAGCGTTTTTTGCATAGATAAGGGGTGTTGGTCTGCCAACAAATGTTTTTAGAAGTCGTTTTAACTCTTTTTGAAAGCCTTTTGTTTGGAATATTTGTTTATATGCTTTTTGTAAATCATTTAGTGCCGGATACAATATCTCGGGGATAAAGCACCCGCCAAACCTAAAATCGCCCTCTCCAAAATACCCTTTTTCACTCTTTAAAAATATCCTATTATCCATGCTTCCTCTTTCAATATGGCAAAATACAAAACAAATACCGCCTATTTTATCATTTTTCTGTGATTTTTTGACTTTGAATGATAACCCCGAGATTCTAACGGGCTTGTGTTTTTATATCTTACATATAGTTATGTGTGTTTGTTTTATGTGGTTTTAGATTCTTTTATTGTGTAGTTTTATTTCTTTATTAGCACATAAAACACACTTTAAATAAGTTAAAAATTTGTATAACCTTTTTTAGATTAAAACAAAAGATTTGTGGAATTATAAGAAAATGAACTTAGAAATAAAGTCTTTTTATTGCAAAATTAGAGCATGCGAACACATTAATAAGGTTATAAAAAACTCTTATATAAGATTTTATGTGTTATAATGTATTTTTGTATTTGTGGTTAAGTGTTTTTTTGTAGATGTCCAGATAGACATAAAAACCTTTAAATAACTCTTACTTGTGCCAATATTCTCCAGATTTACACTCAACATGTTTTTGTGAATTGTTAGGTAAAATCCAAACATACCAAGCAATCTGCAAAAAACCATTGCAATCACAGATACCAATCCATGAAAACCAAAGATATCATCAGCTAATATTTAGTAATATAGCTTAGAATCTACAATAGATTATCGCTAGATTCTATATCTTAATGCAACACTTATCAAACATGAAATAATATACAGCTACTTTAAATTCTCATTTCTTAAGTTATGCTTTATTAGAAGTTTATCATATTCGCCACTTTCTTTAAGCTCTTTTATTGCTTCATTGATTTTAGCGAGTAATTCTGCATGTTTGCCTTTATCAAATGCGATGGATAGTCCCTCGCTGCCATCTTTTTCATGATAGAATCCAATGAGTTCTTCATTTTCTTTAAGATAGCCTTGTGCGGTTACATAATCGGCTAATGCCACATCGACTTTGCCCGATTTAAGATTTAGTATCGCACCTAAAATGCTTTCACTCATTACCACTTTAATGTTGTATTCATCTTTCATTTTCTGTGCAGCTTGTTCTTGCACCGTGCCAAGAAATACGCCGACTTTCTTACCCTTAATAGAATCTTTATCGACTATATCAGCACTATCCTTTCGCTTTATATACAAAGTTTCACCCTCATAGTAAGGAATGCTAAAATCTACTTGCTTCATACGCTCTTGTGTCGCACTCATACTTGAGATAATCATATCGATTTTACATGCCTTTAATGCAGGTATAAGACCATCAAAGCTCATGTGATTTAGCGTATAGTTAAAGCCTACTTTCTTACTGACTGCATCAAGTATATCTATGTCAAAGCCTATTATTTTTGCGTCCTGTTTGTATTCAAATGGCGGATACTCTGCATTTAAGCCAACTCTTAACTCCTTATCATTTCCACCACATGCCTCTTCCTTGCTACATGCGACAAAAAATAACGCAAAACTAACACATAATAACGACAAAATTTTCTTCATAAATTTCCTTTCTAGTGATTTAAAACCTTGTTTAAAAACTCTTTTAAACGCTCATTTTCTGGTGTATTGAAAACTTTATTTGGGTTGTCATCAACGACAATTTGCCCCTTTTCCATAAATAAGATTCTATTTGCAACATTCTTTGCAAAGCCCATCTCGTGCGTAACAACAACCATTGTCATGCCCTCTTTTGCAAGCTCTTGCATTAACGCTAGGACTTCGCCAACCATCTCTGGATCAAGGGCTGAAGTCGGCTCATCAAATAAAATAACGCTAGGATTCATACATAAGCTTCTAGCAATAGCAATGCGTTGTTTCTGCCCGCCTGAAAGCTTTGAGGGCTTCACACTCTCTTTATCTAAAAGTCCTACTCGCTGCAACAAGTTTCTAGCCTTTTGCATTGCCTCATCTTTTGTCATAATCCCTGTTTGGATAGGGGCTAATGTGAGATTCTCTATCACATTTTTATTATGAAAAAGATTAAAATGCTGAAAGACCATGCTAACTTTTTGACGCACTTTATTAATATCTGTTTTAGAATCCATAATGTCTATGCCATCGACTATGATTTGCCCACTTGTTGGCATCTCAAGTAGATTGAGACAACGCAAAAAAGTGCTTTTACCACCACCACTAGGACCAATGATAGCGACTACCTCGCCCTCTTTAATCTGTGTTGTGATTCCATGCAGGATTGTATGTTCGCCATAGCTTTTTACGAGATTATGCACCTTAATCATGTTTATGCAACTCCCTTTCTAAAAGCTTTGTAAGCCATGAAAAGATTTTCACACACATATAGTAAAACACCCCAGCAAATATATATGGCGTTGGATTATACAAAACCGCTTGCAATGCCTTTGCCTGCATTGTCAAGTCATTGACACTAATCAGCCCCACGACAGAAGTTTCTTTAAACACAACGATAAATTCATTCGCAAGGCTAGGCAAGATATTCTTAATCGCTTGTGGCATGATAATATGTCTCATTGTCGCAGAATGTGTTAGTCCCATAGCCCTACCAGCATCCATTTGCCCTTTATCTACACTTTGTATCCCAGCCCTTACAATCTCTGCGATATATGCCGATGAGTTTAATCCAATAGCAACAAGGGCAGCTAAAAAGTTATCATTCAATGTCGCAAATACGATATAGGCAAACACTAAAAGCTGTATAAGCAAAGGTGTCCCACGCAAAATATCAATATATTCATCAATAAGAAAGTTTAAAATGCGAATTTGCAGCATTCGCAAAAATGCAAGTAAAACTCCAACCACAATACCTATAAAAACCCCACCGGTAGTAAGTATAAGCGTGATTCCAATGCTTTTAAAAGTCGCATTTAAATCCGCACTACTCAATCCATAAGGAAAGGTAAAGTAGAATCCAAGTCCTACGATTAAACAAAAAACAAAAAAGCGAAAGAAATTTTCCAAATAAAAACCTTATAAAATCTTAGAATTTCGATATTATCTAAAAATTTGCATTTTTGGTAAATGTTTATTTAAGTTTCTAAATGAATACAAAATCTCTCTTTAACAAAAGCTAATTTTAACTCACAATGCTTTGTGATATTTTTAAATAAAACTCGCTTTACATTATATCAATACAGAAAGTCTTTGTTGCGTTGAGATGGTGAAATAGTGTAGAACCACATATATTAAGATTCTAAGCACAAACCGCTATTCAAAGTAGCATAAATGGGTAATTTTAGGCACTCTTTATAAAAAATATTTGCAATAGCAAATAATTTTTACATTATTTCACAACACATTGATTATAATACGATTTTAATTTTCATAACTCTAATAAACACTAAGCATAAAAGGCTATCTTTATGTATAAAATTGCGATACAAAGACCGGTTACAACCTTTATGTTTGCTATGGCTTTGATTCTATTTGGATTCTATGCGTTAAATAACATGGCAAAGGCGTTATTCCCTGATGTAGATTTCCCTGTTGTTGTGGTAAAGACGACTTATAAAGGGGCTAGTGCAGATACGATTGAAACAAAAATTACAGATAAGATAGAACAAGCGGTATTAGCTATTGATGGTTTAAAATTTGTATCATCAGTATCAGCAAAAAATATTAGCATAGTAACCGTTATGTTTGAGTTAGAAAAACCCATTGAAGTGGCAGTCAATGATGTGCGTGATAAGGTCAATGCGATTGTGCTTGATTCAGAGATTGATAAGCCAAGTGTGCAAAAGCTAGATACAGGCAGCACTCCTATTGTTTCACTTTTCTTATCCACCGATAAGAGTGCGCCTGAACTCATGCGACATGCAAATAATGTCGTAGCTCCAATCCTGCAACGCATAGGTGGTGTAGGTAATGTGCAGCTTAGTGGCTATCGTGAAAGGCAGATTAAAATCTTCCCAGATCCAACTTTGATGAATAAATATGGAATCACTTTTACAGATTTATCGGGCATAATAGGCAAAGAAAATAGAGAAATGGATGGCGGTAGGCTTTTATCTAGCACAAAAGAATTTTACATTATCACAGATTCTAATAGCATAAGCGTTGAAGAAATAGGTGATATTACTATTAAAGATGGATTGAAGCTAAGAGATGTGGCATTAGTAGAAGATGGACTAGCAGAAGAAAAGTCTTATGCGACCTATAAAGGCAAAAAGGGTGTAATTCTACAAGTGCAAAAAATCACGGGTGCAAATGAGATTCACATAGCAGATGGCGTAAAAGAAGCAATAGAGCAAATTAAGCTAGTAAGCCCGGGATATGATATAGAAACCTTTTGGGATACCACAGACTATATCCGCTCATCAATCAAAGATATTCAGTTTGACTTAGCTTTAGGGGGTGTTTTAGCAGTATTTATTGTATTTGTATTTTTACGCAATGCGACAATTACACTAGTTTCTGCTATCTCTCTTCCTGTGTCAGTTTTAGGGACTTTCTTTTTCGTGCATGTTATGGGCTTTACGCTTAATATGCTTACAATGTTAGC
Proteins encoded:
- a CDS encoding basic amino acid ABC transporter substrate-binding protein, which produces MKKILSLLCVSFALFFVACSKEEACGGNDKELRVGLNAEYPPFEYKQDAKIIGFDIDILDAVSKKVGFNYTLNHMSFDGLIPALKACKIDMIISSMSATQERMKQVDFSIPYYEGETLYIKRKDSADIVDKDSIKGKKVGVFLGTVQEQAAQKMKDEYNIKVVMSESILGAILNLKSGKVDVALADYVTAQGYLKENEELIGFYHEKDGSEGLSIAFDKGKHAELLAKINEAIKELKESGEYDKLLIKHNLRNENLK
- a CDS encoding amino acid ABC transporter permease; this translates as MENFFRFFVFCLIVGLGFYFTFPYGLSSADLNATFKSIGITLILTTGGVFIGIVVGVLLAFLRMLQIRILNFLIDEYIDILRGTPLLIQLLVFAYIVFATLNDNFLAALVAIGLNSSAYIAEIVRAGIQSVDKGQMDAGRAMGLTHSATMRHIIMPQAIKNILPSLANEFIVVFKETSVVGLISVNDLTMQAKALQAVLYNPTPYIFAGVFYYMCVKIFSWLTKLLERELHKHD
- a CDS encoding amino acid ABC transporter ATP-binding protein, which produces MIKVHNLVKSYGEHTILHGITTQIKEGEVVAIIGPSGGGKSTFLRCLNLLEMPTSGQIIVDGIDIMDSKTDINKVRQKVSMVFQHFNLFHNKNVIENLTLAPIQTGIMTKDEAMQKARNLLQRVGLLDKESVKPSKLSGGQKQRIAIARSLCMNPSVILFDEPTSALDPEMVGEVLALMQELAKEGMTMVVVTHEMGFAKNVANRILFMEKGQIVVDDNPNKVFNTPENERLKEFLNKVLNH